In Candidatus Paceibacterota bacterium, the following proteins share a genomic window:
- a CDS encoding nicotinate-nicotinamide nucleotide adenylyltransferase, producing the protein MYRRKGKERVVIVGGSMNPPHIPHQIIAMELTKLFDFVYVIPCGFREDKSTTNETSIHDRMEMAKIAFENIPRVRLDLDDLENNIFTPTYLVQEKYQELHPNAEIWHLIGEDLIAGGCRNNSEIQAAWNKGPEIWNNLNFLIIMRPGYEAKPDDLPPHSEVIEIEGLVGSGTLIRRLVSEDRPIDGLVDPRVIEYIKEHKLYRRKKA; encoded by the coding sequence TTGTATAGACGCAAAGGAAAAGAAAGGGTGGTGATCGTCGGAGGAAGCATGAATCCTCCGCATATACCGCACCAGATAATCGCGATGGAACTTACAAAATTATTTGATTTTGTCTATGTGATCCCATGCGGTTTCCGCGAGGACAAATCGACAACGAATGAGACCTCGATCCATGACAGGATGGAAATGGCGAAGATAGCGTTTGAGAATATTCCCAGGGTCAGGCTTGATCTCGATGATCTGGAAAATAATATATTTACGCCGACATATCTTGTTCAGGAAAAATATCAGGAACTTCATCCCAATGCCGAGATCTGGCATCTCATCGGCGAGGATCTGATAGCCGGAGGATGCAGGAATAATTCCGAAATTCAGGCCGCTTGGAACAAGGGGCCGGAAATATGGAACAATCTGAATTTTTTGATCATTATGAGACCGGGATATGAAGCGAAGCCGGACGACTTGCCTCCGCATTCCGAGGTGATCGAGATCGAGGGTCTTGTCGGTTCGGGGACTCTGATACGGCGGCTCGTTTCGGAAGATAGGCCGATTGACGGGCTGGTTGATCCGAGAGTGATCGAATATATAAAAGAACATAAATTATACAGAAGAAAAAAAGCTTAG
- a CDS encoding O-antigen ligase family protein: MSISISKIFYIQIIIVVLMILGILPQESSYLILAVMCYGFYRMTLLDSLGLFIISIPFFTALPGNQFSDSMSVWRILIAALFAKAVIGRYCLKISGKGAAEKVKNMAAASIISVREKAYGRLFGLFVLFIIINLLSLAEAHYIGAGIKKILFIVNIALLFPVSQAAISRKEDVLSVLKYLLQCSLIVAFIGYFQLILTFFVPLFKFWQFWTNSVIKVFYGENLSTLLSYSNTWFSYYDVLPATLRMFSVFPDSHSFSLFILIAMPVVLFFIVHEKGPKKNNIILAMSLYLLALFFSGSRGVWASSVAALAIGVAYFTNFRSKINGIKDLSRKMRRGAREKINPRVILFSIMIFFILMPISGFVLRKNQEVQLSRSGVEIGDVKEEAMFKRLVSISNFTESSNMGRIEIWNRTIESINRHYLFGVGVGNFPLILDEEMGTAKMGSSAHNIYFDIAAETGVFGLLVFILINFEILLFSNRLFRKELAGDEMKIFAGAFFAYFFWVLIYGLFDVVLFNDKVLMFTVLVIAVLYSLKGAYFKDRM; the protein is encoded by the coding sequence ATGTCAATATCCATAAGCAAAATATTCTATATCCAGATCATTATCGTTGTTTTGATGATATTGGGCATATTGCCCCAGGAATCGTCATATCTTATTCTTGCGGTAATGTGCTATGGTTTTTATAGGATGACACTTTTGGATTCTTTGGGGCTTTTTATCATTTCGATCCCTTTTTTCACCGCCCTTCCGGGAAATCAGTTTTCGGATTCGATGAGCGTCTGGAGGATACTGATCGCTGCCCTGTTTGCGAAGGCGGTTATCGGGCGCTATTGCCTGAAGATCAGCGGAAAAGGTGCGGCCGAAAAAGTAAAAAATATGGCGGCGGCATCGATCATATCCGTCAGAGAGAAGGCATATGGAAGACTTTTTGGGTTGTTCGTTTTATTCATCATTATTAATCTTCTTTCTCTTGCCGAGGCTCATTATATCGGGGCCGGTATCAAGAAGATTTTATTCATTGTGAACATAGCGCTTCTTTTTCCGGTGAGCCAGGCCGCTATAAGCAGGAAAGAGGACGTTCTCTCTGTTTTGAAATATCTCCTCCAGTGTTCGCTTATTGTCGCATTCATAGGATATTTCCAGCTCATTCTGACTTTTTTCGTGCCTCTTTTCAAGTTCTGGCAGTTCTGGACCAATAGCGTCATAAAGGTGTTCTATGGAGAGAATCTCAGCACGCTTTTGAGCTACAGTAATACATGGTTTTCGTATTATGATGTTCTGCCGGCAACTCTCAGAATGTTCTCGGTTTTTCCCGATTCGCATTCATTCTCACTTTTCATCCTCATTGCAATGCCCGTAGTATTATTCTTTATCGTTCACGAGAAAGGACCGAAAAAAAATAATATCATATTGGCCATGTCGCTTTATCTGCTGGCCCTTTTCTTTTCGGGATCCCGCGGGGTGTGGGCGAGTTCTGTTGCGGCGCTTGCGATAGGTGTTGCATATTTCACGAATTTTAGATCGAAAATAAACGGCATCAAGGACCTATCAAGGAAGATGCGCCGGGGAGCGCGTGAAAAAATAAATCCGAGGGTGATTCTGTTTTCCATAATGATATTTTTCATACTGATGCCGATCTCGGGATTCGTGCTGAGGAAAAATCAGGAAGTCCAGCTTTCCAGGAGCGGGGTCGAGATCGGGGACGTCAAAGAGGAGGCGATGTTCAAGCGGCTGGTCTCAATCTCCAATTTTACCGAATCTTCAAATATGGGGCGTATTGAGATATGGAACAGGACCATCGAGTCTATAAACAGGCATTATCTTTTCGGCGTCGGCGTCGGAAACTTTCCGCTGATCCTGGATGAGGAGATGGGGACTGCGAAAATGGGTTCTTCCGCGCATAATATATATTTTGATATTGCGGCGGAGACAGGAGTATTCGGACTCTTGGTGTTCATACTGATCAATTTTGAAATATTATTATTTTCAAACAGACTTTTCAGAAAAGAACTTGCGGGCGATGAGATGAAAATATTCGCCGGCGCATTTTTCGCATATTTTTTCTGGGTGCTGATCTACGGCTTGTTCGACGTCGTGCTCTTCAATGATAAGGTTTTGATGTTCACAGTCCTCGTGATCGCAGTCCTATATTCGCTGAAGGGCGCATATTTCAAAGATAGAATGTGA
- a CDS encoding ATP-binding protein, which translates to MQKGDDVMVWQDELMRNLALGTNLLVIWGNTGDFQKNMKGDYVTLDQELAEEYFRQRMVILYSISTGIRFPNEDMEKIFRQQYLLEDQSMAPRTTAAQNKAIGVQQRSANELSIDELIGGKTPEIVLPLLARIMRDNLLVSRIEKKTAEKLDISGNILKKVVIISFAHNLVPAASAHQSIQDRLVVETLERLAQDRDVGATGNTMILITPNIGDLAEPLRSTQTDIPAIRIPKPNMEERVKLWQELIGQKRINVESNVNAQMLGICTSGLSVKQIKGIYEQASYSKVPLSLDLIKEEKKTILEKEFGDRVKIKIPKWGFNYFGGKENVKRYLREVNDNILAGMMRRVPMGILAAGPPGTGKTFLFECWAFECGFNFVEIQNPRNMYVGESERYMQMILACLEDLAPVIVVEDEADQSEGGRDAYNGDSGVSNRLRQKKFEFCSRPDIRGKVIWVRITNRPDLVDPAYKRKGRSDEIIPFGLPIENEYPNIFSVMFARYGIPTEIRDFSKFARLLVEKKYVTGADVEWMVLEADRISAREGGASVREANLYQAIEEWERSLDPQEINKQIVLAIRGSSKHLRPENWEKILNDAEAELNGAGSGVKT; encoded by the coding sequence ATGCAAAAAGGAGATGATGTTATGGTGTGGCAAGATGAGCTGATGAGAAATTTAGCTCTCGGAACAAACCTTCTTGTTATATGGGGGAATACAGGAGATTTTCAGAAGAACATGAAGGGCGACTATGTCACCCTGGATCAGGAGCTTGCAGAGGAATATTTCAGGCAGAGGATGGTTATTCTCTATTCCATTTCGACAGGGATACGATTTCCCAATGAAGATATGGAGAAAATATTCAGGCAGCAATATCTGCTCGAAGATCAAAGCATGGCGCCCCGGACAACCGCAGCGCAAAATAAGGCGATCGGAGTGCAGCAAAGATCCGCGAATGAGCTTTCCATCGACGAATTGATCGGAGGAAAGACGCCGGAGATCGTTTTGCCGCTGCTTGCCAGGATCATGAGGGACAATCTTCTGGTTTCAAGGATCGAAAAGAAGACGGCGGAAAAACTTGATATTTCAGGAAATATCCTGAAAAAAGTCGTGATAATATCTTTCGCCCACAACCTGGTTCCGGCCGCATCGGCTCATCAGAGCATTCAGGACCGTCTGGTCGTGGAAACTTTGGAGCGATTGGCTCAGGACAGGGATGTTGGCGCGACAGGGAACACTATGATATTGATCACGCCGAATATAGGTGATCTGGCCGAACCATTGAGGTCCACTCAGACAGATATCCCCGCCATTCGGATCCCAAAACCCAATATGGAGGAAAGAGTCAAGCTTTGGCAGGAACTTATCGGGCAAAAAAGGATAAATGTGGAAAGCAATGTAAACGCGCAAATGCTGGGCATCTGCACGTCGGGCTTGTCCGTAAAACAGATCAAAGGCATTTATGAGCAAGCTTCCTACAGCAAGGTCCCTTTGAGCCTGGACCTGATAAAGGAGGAAAAAAAGACGATCCTTGAAAAAGAATTCGGTGACCGCGTAAAAATTAAGATTCCCAAGTGGGGATTCAATTATTTCGGCGGAAAAGAAAACGTCAAGAGGTATCTTCGCGAAGTGAATGACAATATTCTGGCAGGGATGATGAGGCGTGTTCCGATGGGCATACTTGCGGCGGGTCCTCCGGGAACCGGAAAGACCTTCCTATTCGAGTGCTGGGCATTTGAATGCGGATTCAATTTCGTTGAGATACAAAATCCACGCAATATGTATGTCGGAGAGTCCGAAAGGTATATGCAGATGATACTTGCCTGCCTGGAAGACCTTGCGCCGGTGATCGTCGTCGAGGACGAAGCCGACCAGTCGGAAGGAGGCCGCGACGCTTATAACGGCGATTCCGGAGTTTCCAACCGCCTGAGGCAGAAGAAATTCGAATTCTGTTCCAGGCCTGACATAAGAGGAAAGGTTATCTGGGTGAGGATCACCAACCGGCCCGATCTTGTCGATCCGGCCTATAAGAGAAAAGGCAGATCCGATGAAATAATTCCGTTCGGTTTGCCGATCGAGAACGAATATCCGAACATATTCAGCGTGATGTTCGCACGATACGGGATCCCGACCGAGATCAGGGACTTTTCGAAATTTGCCCGTCTGCTGGTGGAAAAGAAATATGTTACCGGAGCGGATGTGGAATGGATGGTCCTTGAAGCGGATAGGATATCCGCCAGAGAAGGAGGCGCTTCCGTAAGAGAAGCGAATCTTTACCAGGCCATTGAGGAATGGGAAAGAAGCCTTGATCCGCAGGAAATAAACAAGCAGATCGTGCTTGCGATCAGAGGAAGCTCAAAGCATCTTCGGCCGGAGAATTGGGAGAAGATATTGAATGATGCAGAAGCCGAGTTGAATGGTGCAGGCTCGGGAGTGAAAACATAA
- a CDS encoding acylphosphatase: MKTIYIKISGRVQGVFFRVEARRKALECGVSGSARNMPDGTVEIMASGEEKNLKELLEWCYNGPTGANVERVEYEWLKKGKTFDNFEIM; the protein is encoded by the coding sequence ATGAAGACGATCTACATAAAGATATCCGGCAGAGTTCAGGGGGTTTTCTTCAGGGTTGAAGCGAGAAGAAAAGCGCTGGAATGCGGCGTTTCGGGATCTGCGAGGAACATGCCCGATGGCACCGTGGAGATCATGGCTTCGGGAGAGGAGAAAAACTTGAAAGAATTGCTGGAATGGTGCTATAATGGTCCGACGGGCGCGAATGTGGAGAGAGTGGAATATGAATGGCTCAAAAAAGGAAAAACATTTGATAATTTTGAAATAATGTAG
- a CDS encoding S41 family peptidase: MKNFSDKIAVFLLVSVISFGFGFASKDILDSYAGGGVTANVSNQYPSSVSQDKNIDFGIFWDAWSVIEKKYTIAPLDYKKMVYGAVSGMVDSLGDPYTVFLSPAENDLFSQDMKGSFGGIGAEIGFRNGFLTVIAPLKGSPAEKAGIIAGDVIIKVDEKDITGLSIDEAIMLIRGEKGTKVNLTILRKDEEKSRDIEVVRDTVVMNTVDWKMMDGNVAYISINQFKDDTGQEFDRIIDDVLLKEPKGIVLDLRNNPGGYFNRAIDIASRFIDEGKTVVIQDGGKSKEKYTAQGGKRFDNIPVVVLVNEGSASASEILAGALKDDNDVKLVGKKTFGKGLVQEMEGLKDGSALKVTIARWLTPNGTDINHDGIHPDYEVELTEEDINNDKDPQLDKALELLK; encoded by the coding sequence ATGAAAAACTTTTCCGACAAAATAGCCGTATTCCTTCTCGTTTCAGTCATCAGTTTCGGCTTTGGATTTGCTTCAAAGGATATCCTGGATTCATATGCCGGAGGCGGCGTGACGGCTAATGTTTCGAATCAATATCCCAGTTCTGTTTCTCAGGACAAGAACATTGATTTCGGCATTTTTTGGGATGCATGGAGCGTGATAGAAAAAAAATATACGATCGCTCCGCTGGACTATAAAAAAATGGTATATGGCGCTGTTTCGGGCATGGTTGATTCTCTTGGAGATCCATATACGGTTTTCCTGAGTCCGGCGGAAAATGATCTGTTTAGCCAGGACATGAAAGGCAGTTTTGGCGGGATCGGAGCGGAGATCGGGTTCAGGAACGGATTTTTGACAGTTATCGCTCCCCTCAAAGGAAGCCCGGCCGAGAAAGCGGGGATCATTGCGGGAGATGTGATAATCAAGGTGGATGAAAAGGATATCACAGGACTCAGCATAGACGAGGCGATAATGCTGATCCGCGGAGAAAAAGGAACGAAAGTAAATCTGACAATTTTACGCAAGGATGAAGAGAAGAGCAGGGATATCGAGGTCGTGAGAGACACTGTGGTGATGAATACGGTGGACTGGAAAATGATGGATGGCAATGTTGCATATATTTCCATAAATCAGTTCAAGGATGATACGGGGCAGGAGTTCGACCGGATCATAGACGATGTTTTGCTTAAGGAGCCGAAGGGGATCGTTCTGGACCTCAGAAACAATCCCGGGGGATATTTTAATCGGGCGATCGATATTGCCAGCAGATTCATTGATGAGGGAAAAACCGTTGTTATTCAGGACGGAGGAAAGTCAAAGGAAAAATATACCGCTCAGGGAGGAAAGAGATTCGACAATATTCCCGTAGTGGTCCTGGTCAATGAAGGGAGCGCCAGCGCTTCTGAGATACTTGCGGGGGCGTTGAAAGATGATAACGATGTGAAGCTTGTGGGGAAGAAGACCTTCGGAAAAGGGCTTGTTCAGGAAATGGAAGGCTTGAAGGACGGTTCGGCGCTGAAGGTCACAATTGCACGATGGTTGACGCCAAACGGCACGGATATAAATCATGACGGAATACATCCTGATTACGAGGTTGAACTGACGGAAGAGGATATAAATAATGACAAAGATCCCCAGCTTGATAAGGCTTTGGAACTGTTGAAATAG
- a CDS encoding adenylosuccinate synthetase, translated as MKEERIFIVAGLGFGDEGKGSIVDYLARRYDIKSIVRYNGGPQAAHYVVNSDGYLHCFAQYGSGTFSGASTYLFDKVMVDPVRLGHEANSLAKKGVKRPLWLVSIDPDCLIVTPFHGIINQMLEISRGNKKHGSCGFGVGEAVKDGRNYGEMALRAKDLSDPETLQTKLDFLWRMKTDIAEQIASEQPENSKLQELLGNLKDEKYVGRLASYYSSFSKALKIGKKKGAEISGSVVFEGAQGVLLDEKRGFYPHITHSCTTFANAEELIGSMGLQGKVVKIGVIRAYSTRHGAGPFVTYNKWLTGKIPDTHNITNEWQGEFRIGWFDLVASRYALRVAGKINCVALTNLDRLDFEKIRVCEAYEYCGKKDASLQEYFEFEETSGKIMIKNINFPAKTSSEHQGKLAELLKLCRPIYQTVKKAEYIHFLESELKIKIAIASYGEKAEDKVELRPLLQ; from the coding sequence ATGAAAGAAGAAAGGATCTTCATTGTAGCGGGCTTGGGCTTCGGCGATGAAGGAAAGGGTTCTATTGTGGATTATCTTGCGAGACGATATGACATAAAATCAATTGTCCGTTATAATGGCGGGCCGCAAGCGGCGCATTACGTGGTGAATTCCGACGGATATCTTCATTGTTTCGCGCAGTACGGATCAGGAACTTTTTCAGGAGCAAGTACATATCTCTTCGATAAAGTGATGGTTGATCCGGTACGGCTCGGACACGAAGCCAATTCACTTGCGAAAAAAGGCGTAAAACGTCCTTTGTGGCTAGTTTCGATCGATCCCGATTGTCTCATAGTGACACCATTTCACGGCATTATCAATCAGATGCTGGAAATTTCAAGAGGCAATAAGAAACACGGAAGCTGCGGATTCGGAGTCGGCGAGGCGGTGAAGGACGGAAGAAATTATGGAGAAATGGCTCTTCGGGCGAAGGACCTTTCGGATCCGGAAACACTTCAGACAAAGCTGGATTTTCTATGGCGCATGAAGACAGATATTGCGGAGCAAATTGCTTCCGAGCAGCCGGAAAATTCAAAACTGCAGGAGCTTCTGGGGAATCTGAAAGATGAAAAATACGTCGGAAGACTAGCCTCGTATTACTCCAGTTTTTCTAAAGCGCTGAAAATCGGCAAGAAAAAAGGAGCTGAAATTTCCGGAAGTGTCGTCTTCGAAGGGGCGCAGGGAGTTCTCCTTGATGAAAAAAGGGGATTCTATCCTCACATAACGCATTCGTGCACTACTTTCGCCAATGCAGAAGAGCTGATCGGGTCCATGGGACTTCAAGGGAAGGTCGTCAAGATCGGAGTTATCCGGGCGTATAGCACCCGGCATGGCGCAGGTCCGTTTGTAACATACAATAAATGGCTGACCGGAAAGATACCGGACACGCATAACATCACAAATGAATGGCAGGGTGAATTTCGCATCGGATGGTTTGATCTGGTGGCGTCAAGGTATGCTCTGAGGGTAGCAGGAAAAATTAATTGTGTCGCACTTACAAACCTTGACCGTCTTGATTTTGAAAAGATCAGGGTGTGCGAGGCCTATGAATACTGCGGAAAAAAAGATGCATCGCTGCAGGAATACTTCGAGTTCGAAGAAACAAGTGGAAAAATAATGATAAAAAATATTAATTTTCCCGCAAAGACCTCTTCCGAACACCAAGGCAAACTCGCAGAACTTCTCAAGTTATGCAGACCGATCTACCAAACGGTGAAAAAAGCTGAATATATACACTTTCTAGAAAGTGAATTAAAGATTAAAATAGCGATCGCATCTTATGGCGAAAAAGCCGAAGATAAGGTTGAACTTAGGCCCCTATTGCAGTAA
- a CDS encoding CTP synthase: MPRTKYIFVAGGVMSGVGKGIATASIGKVLQSKGFSVTAIKIDPYINVDAGTMNPIEHGEVFVTDDGIETDQDIGNYERFMDVDILSDNYMTTGRVYESVIHRERNLEYGGKCVEVVPHIPLEVIGRIKKVAKNTKADFVMVEIGGTVGEYQNVLFLEAARMLKLQYPKDVLFFLVSYLPIPNKVGEMKTKPTQYATRSLNSVGIQPDFIMCRSEVPIDEIRRGKISMFCNVEKDFVISAPDVESIYDVPVNFDNEDLAQKILSKFGMRIRQKDLKEWRAMVKKRRALTKTVKIGIVGKYFSTGNFVLSDSYISVIEAVKHAAWAMGRKPVIEWINSEEYEKNSAKLKELKTMDGVIVPGGFGARGIEGKIRAIEYLRKNKIPFLGLCYGMQIACIEFARHVCGFEGANTTEIDEMTPHPVIDIMPEQKKNLKDSNFGATMRLGAYPAKLKDGSIARKAYKSSEISERHRHRWEVNPDYVGTLEAKGMVFSGTSPDERLMEIVELPKKEHPFFVGTQFHPEFKSRPLKPHPLFVEFIKASMGK; this comes from the coding sequence ATGCCAAGGACAAAGTATATATTTGTTGCGGGCGGAGTGATGTCGGGCGTGGGAAAAGGCATTGCGACAGCTTCTATCGGCAAGGTTCTTCAGAGCAAAGGTTTCTCAGTCACGGCAATCAAGATAGATCCGTATATAAACGTGGATGCGGGAACGATGAATCCGATAGAGCATGGAGAGGTCTTTGTGACCGATGACGGGATCGAAACGGATCAGGACATCGGGAATTATGAAAGATTCATGGATGTGGATATACTTTCGGATAACTATATGACGACCGGCAGGGTCTATGAGTCGGTCATTCATCGCGAAAGAAATCTGGAATATGGAGGAAAGTGCGTCGAGGTGGTTCCGCACATACCGCTCGAGGTCATTGGCAGGATAAAAAAAGTGGCCAAGAACACGAAGGCGGATTTTGTCATGGTCGAGATCGGAGGAACAGTTGGGGAATATCAGAACGTTCTTTTTTTGGAGGCGGCCCGCATGCTCAAGCTGCAATATCCGAAAGATGTGCTTTTCTTTCTGGTGAGCTATCTGCCGATCCCGAATAAGGTGGGAGAGATGAAGACCAAGCCGACGCAATATGCGACGCGGTCGCTCAACTCCGTCGGGATCCAGCCTGATTTCATCATGTGCAGGAGCGAAGTTCCAATTGATGAGATCAGAAGGGGAAAAATATCGATGTTCTGCAATGTTGAGAAAGATTTTGTCATTTCAGCTCCGGATGTCGAATCGATCTATGACGTTCCGGTCAATTTCGACAATGAAGACCTGGCGCAAAAAATACTTTCCAAGTTCGGCATGAGGATCAGGCAGAAGGACCTCAAGGAATGGAGAGCAATGGTGAAGAAGAGGCGCGCTCTCACAAAAACAGTGAAGATCGGGATCGTTGGAAAATATTTCAGCACAGGAAATTTTGTCTTGTCGGATTCATATATCTCGGTCATCGAGGCGGTGAAGCATGCGGCCTGGGCTATGGGAAGAAAGCCGGTCATCGAATGGATAAATTCGGAAGAATATGAGAAGAATTCCGCAAAGCTGAAAGAGCTGAAAACAATGGACGGAGTGATCGTTCCGGGAGGATTCGGAGCCAGGGGGATCGAGGGAAAGATCAGGGCGATCGAATATCTCAGGAAGAACAAGATCCCGTTCCTCGGGCTTTGCTATGGAATGCAGATCGCCTGCATTGAGTTTGCGCGCCACGTTTGCGGTTTTGAAGGAGCCAATACGACGGAGATCGATGAGATGACCCCGCACCCCGTGATCGACATCATGCCGGAACAGAAGAAGAATCTGAAGGACAGCAACTTCGGCGCGACGATGAGGCTGGGAGCATATCCGGCTAAACTGAAAGACGGCTCGATCGCAAGAAAAGCATATAAAAGTTCTGAGATTTCCGAACGGCACAGGCATAGGTGGGAAGTGAATCCCGATTATGTCGGGACGCTGGAAGCAAAGGGAATGGTTTTCTCAGGAACTTCTCCCGACGAAAGGCTGATGGAGATCGTGGAACTTCCGAAAAAAGAGCATCCGTTCTTTGTCGGAACCCAATTCCATCCTGAATTTAAATCTCGACCCCTGAAACCGCATCCGCTGTTTGTGGAATTCATTAAGGCGTCGATGGGGAAATGA
- a CDS encoding LCP family protein: protein MVYYPPKEKFDIEKIVNQDIDVKEGVISKLKKSRRKKTYAVFCTLLFAVVISGGYMANKASLTFDKMTGEQNSVLKSIIRMLPIGSKFFQILPVEGEDYSAMERVKENKLERLNVLLLGIRGVDDPNGGLLTDTMMVASVELKTGNVALISIPRDLYVKMPNHETSRKINEAYVLGMEDTKSWKGGLDYAKKTVSEVTGLDVHYAASVDFRAFKEIIDTMGGVTITLSQPFSELNQFEEGPISLPAGKQTINGDTALLFVRARFSSNDFDRAKRQQQVLMAVKEKALGLGVLSNPLKIVSILDTLGNDVRVDAQLWEIQEMAVLAQRLDSTKIKHKIFDTTSGGLLYAARDQNGAYILLPDGGDFGKIREEIKNLFN, encoded by the coding sequence ATGGTATATTATCCTCCAAAGGAGAAGTTCGATATTGAAAAGATCGTCAATCAAGACATTGATGTCAAGGAAGGAGTTATTTCCAAGTTGAAAAAAAGCAGGAGAAAGAAAACGTACGCAGTGTTTTGTACGCTATTGTTTGCTGTGGTTATTTCGGGAGGCTATATGGCCAATAAGGCCAGTTTGACTTTCGACAAGATGACAGGAGAACAGAATTCGGTTCTGAAAAGCATAATCAGAATGCTGCCGATCGGATCAAAATTCTTCCAGATCCTGCCTGTTGAGGGCGAGGATTATTCCGCAATGGAAAGAGTGAAGGAGAATAAGCTTGAGCGGCTGAATGTTCTTCTCTTGGGAATAAGGGGAGTGGATGATCCCAATGGAGGGCTTCTGACCGATACCATGATGGTTGCGAGCGTTGAGCTTAAGACGGGAAATGTCGCATTGATATCGATCCCGCGGGACCTTTATGTAAAAATGCCCAATCACGAGACCAGCAGGAAGATAAACGAGGCGTATGTTTTGGGCATGGAGGACACAAAGAGCTGGAAGGGCGGTTTGGACTATGCAAAAAAAACAGTTTCTGAGGTTACGGGGCTTGATGTTCATTATGCCGCGAGCGTTGATTTTCGGGCTTTCAAAGAAATAATAGACACAATGGGCGGGGTCACGATAACTCTCAGCCAGCCGTTTTCCGAGCTGAACCAGTTTGAGGAGGGGCCTATCAGCCTTCCTGCCGGCAAGCAAACGATCAACGGGGATACGGCGCTTCTGTTCGTTCGGGCAAGATTCAGTTCAAATGACTTTGACAGGGCAAAAAGACAGCAGCAGGTCCTTATGGCAGTGAAGGAAAAAGCGCTCGGACTCGGAGTCCTTTCAAATCCGCTGAAGATCGTTTCAATATTGGATACTCTTGGAAATGATGTGAGGGTGGATGCGCAGCTCTGGGAGATCCAGGAAATGGCTGTGCTTGCCCAGAGACTGGATTCAACGAAAATAAAGCATAAAATTTTTGACACGACGAGCGGCGGCCTTCTTTATGCCGCAAGAGATCAGAATGGCGCATATATTCTGCTTCCCGACGGAGGAGACTTCGGCAAAATCAGGGAAGAAATAAAGAATCTTTTTAACTGA
- the rplI gene encoding 50S ribosomal protein L9, translating to MKVILTKDVQNLGSAGDIKDVADGYARNFLIPGGYAQAATKATIKRAEEIKKEKELRSEEDFKKAQELAAKLEGVSISVSAKADKAGKLYAAVKADEISKALKEKGFEIDSSKIVIAEPIKEAGEKEFVIDLDHGLEVRAVVIVEAQE from the coding sequence ATGAAAGTAATACTCACAAAAGATGTACAGAATCTCGGAAGCGCTGGTGATATCAAGGATGTGGCAGACGGATATGCCAGGAATTTTCTGATTCCCGGAGGGTATGCCCAAGCCGCAACGAAGGCGACCATAAAAAGAGCGGAAGAGATCAAGAAAGAGAAAGAATTGCGTTCGGAAGAGGATTTCAAGAAGGCGCAGGAGCTTGCGGCCAAACTCGAGGGAGTTTCGATCTCTGTCAGTGCAAAAGCGGACAAAGCGGGAAAACTTTATGCCGCAGTGAAGGCGGATGAAATATCCAAGGCATTGAAGGAAAAAGGTTTTGAGATCGACAGTTCGAAAATAGTCATTGCAGAACCCATCAAGGAAGCCGGAGAAAAAGAATTTGTGATAGATCTGGATCACGGCCTTGAGGTCAGGGCGGTGGTCATAGTCGAAGCGCAAGAATAG